A genomic stretch from Coffea arabica cultivar ET-39 chromosome 10c, Coffea Arabica ET-39 HiFi, whole genome shotgun sequence includes:
- the LOC113713826 gene encoding protein NRT1/ PTR FAMILY 4.4-like: protein MAGNKVETAAGENFKEEAGVSHDRRHESPCSFEEILVDWRGRPTCQPNQHGGMTAAAFVLGLQAFEMMAIAAVGNNLITYVFNEMHFPLSKSANIVTNFVGTVFLLSLFGGYLSDSYLGSFRTMLIFGVVELSGFILLAVQAHLPQLRPPKCDMMASTAGGHHCLGAKGFEAWIFFLALHLVALGSGCLKPNIISHGADQFSKNDSKQFRRLSTYFNCAYFAFCSGELVALTVLVWVQTHSGMDVGFGVSAAVMAVGLLCLISGSAFYVNKPPRGSIFTSIAQVLVAAITKRKQICPSQLEMSHGSQDTGPQGFSSPSASAIGLRHTEKLRNIQNRTGTSESRWRLCSASQAEQVKILISVVPIFACTIIFNTILAQLQTFSVQQGTTMNTRIAKNFRIPPASLQSIPYIMLIFVVPLYETAFVPIARKVTGKESGISPLQRVGIGLFIASFSMVSAAIIENKRRNFALEFNKSLSIFWIAPQFLIFGLSEMFTAVGLVEFFYKQSLEGMQSFLTAMTYCSYSFGFYLSSLLVSSVNKITSSGPSGGGWLSDNDLNKDRLDLFYWLLAALSLVNFFNYLFWSNWFSYSPSLPPTAGESETGRC, encoded by the exons ATGGCGGGTAACAAGGTGGAGACAGCTGCAGGAGAGAATTTCAAAGAAGAAGCTGGTGTGTCCCATGATCGACGACATGAGTCGCCATGTAGTTTTGAGGAGATTTTAGTTGATTGGAGAGGCAGACCTACTTGCCAACCTAACCAGCATGGCGGAATGACTGCTGCTGCTTTTGTACTAG GCCTTCAAGCTTTCGAAATGATGGCAATTGCTGCTGTTGGGAACAATCTGATTACCTATGTATTCAACGAGATGCACTTCCCTCTGTCCAAGTCGGCTAACATCGTAACAAACTTCGTAGGAACTGTTTTCCTGTTGTCCCTTTTCGGAGGATACCTGTCTGATTCTTATCTTGGCAGTTTTAGGACCATGTTAATTTTCGGCGTCGTAGAGCTTTCT GGGTTCATCTTATTAGCCGTCCAAGCCCATCTACCGCAACTGCGTCCACCCAAATGTGACATGATGGCATCCACTGCTGGAGGCCATCACTGTTTGGGAGCAAAAGGCTTCGAGGCCTGGATATTCTTCTTGGCTCTCCACCTGGTAGCCTTAGGAAGCGGTTGTCTAAAGCCAAACATCATATCCCATGGAGCTGACCAGTTCAGCAAGAACGATTCCAAGCAATTCAGGAGGCTGTCGACTTATTTCAACTGTGCATATTTCGCCTTTTGCTCCGGGGAGCTTGTTGCCCTGACAGTTCTAGTTTGGGTTCAGACGCATTCAGGGATGGATGTAGGCTTTGGAGTTTCTGCAGCTGTTATGGCCGTGGGATTGCTTTGCTTGATTTCTGGGTCTGCTTTTTACGTGAACAAGCCACCCCGTGGAAGCATTTTCACTTCTATTGCCCAG GTTCTTGTTGCTGCAATCacaaagagaaaacaaatttgCCCTTCCCAGTTAGAGATGTCCCATGGAAGCCAAGACACAGGGCCCCAAGGCTTTTCTAGCCCGTCAGCAAGCGCCATCGGTCTCCGGCATACAGAAAAGCTCAG GAATATACAGAATAGAACTGGGACGAGTGAAAGTCGATGGAGATTATGCAGTGCTTCACAAGCGGAGCAAGTGAAGATACTTATCTCTGTTGTCCCCATATTTGCGTGCACGATCATCTTTAACACCATATTAGCTCAGCTCCAAACATTCTCCGTCCAACAAGGAACTACAATGAATACGCGCATCGCCAAGAATTTCAGGATCCCTCCAGCATCTCTCCAGTCTATTCCTTATATCATGCTCATATTTGTGGTTCCCCTCTATGAGACTGCATTCGTCCCGATAGCCCGAAAAGTTACAGGAAAGGAATCAGGAATATCCCCTCTGCAAAGGGTTGGCATCGGCCTCTTTATTGCATCTTTCTCAATGGTTTCAGCTGCAATAAttgagaacaaaagaagaaacTTTGCCTTAGAATTCAACAAAAGCCTCTCAATTTTCTGGATAGCCCCGCAGTTCCTGATATTTGGGCTGTCAGAGATGTTCACTGCTGTGGGGCTGGTTGAGTTCTTCTACAAACAGTCTTTGGAAGGGATGCAATCCTTTCTTACCGCAATGACTTACTGTTCATATTCATTTGGGTTCTATTTGAGTTCCCTCCTAGTTTCGTCAGTAAACAAAATTACCTCGTCTGGTCCTTCAGGAGGGGGCTGGCTCAGTGATAATGACCTCAACAAAGATAGACTAGACCTGTTTTATTGGCTCCTAGCTGCTCTTAGCCTCGTCAACTTCTTCAACTATCTTTTCTGGTCAAATTGGTTTTCATATAGTCCATCTTTACCCCCAACTGCAGGAGAATCAGAGACGGGACGATGTTGA